The following is a genomic window from Saprospiraceae bacterium.
AGTGCAAAGGTAAGTTTAAAGCGTATTATTTTGTATGATTTAATGATTTTAAAAGCAATGTCGTTTAGTTGATGTGTTTTTACTTGTTTTTACCCATCCCTGCATCAAAGAATAGAAATGAAGTATTCAGGATTCTGTATTGGTAAATGCATTTCAGTTCAAGTCACTATTTCCTATTTTCATAATAAAAACTAATAAAAACCAAAAAAAAGAAAACTCTGGACAGAAAAGGAAGCCCTTAATGGATGTTAATCTGCCTTCTGCTTAGCTTTGTCTAATAAATTTACATTAGATAAGGTCAGTTGTCTTATCTTTGTTGAAAGTATTTTATCAAATTGACTTTAATGGTGCCCATTATAAAGCAGGAAATAGTCAAATGGTCCAAAAAGAAGGCCTTTTACCACGTGGTCTTCTGGGTATCTCTATTTGTGGTCAATCTTGTGGCCAGTATCCCACAGATGGGTTTTGCACTTGCATTTTTGACTGACATTGTCAATGTAGGTTTTTTTGCTGTCATAGTATATTTCAACCTTTTGTATCTTTTCCCCTGGTACCTGAAACACAAAAATCTTTGGTATCATTTTTTATCACTGGCTTTAGCATCATTGTTATTGATGCCGATCAAGACTGTATTGTTTTTAGGGGCTACTACAGGATATCCGGTGGCGCAGTATTCATACTATTCCAATCAATTTTTTATCTTTGTATCTACATTTTTTGCAGGAGCCAGCGCCACTATTTATCAGATTACCAATGAATGGTTGGTGCAGCAAAGAGATAAAAAACACCTTTAAAGTCAGAATCTTCAGTCTGAACTAAGGTTTCTTAAATCTCAGATCAATCCGCATTTTCTTTTTAATACGCTTAACAGCTTGTATGCATTGACACTTAAAAAATCGGATCTGGCACCTGAGATCGTCCTAAAATTGTCTGAAATGATGAGGTATATGCTGTATGAATGCAATGAAAAAGAGGTGCCATTGAGTAAAGAGATCAACTATATGCAAAACTATCTCGAGCTTGAAAAGTTACGGCACGGAAATAAAATGCTGATAGACTTAAAGATAAATGGTGAAATCGAAGATCAAAAAATTGCTCCACTCATGCTGATTCCTTTTATCGAAAACTCTTTTAAACATGGATTGAGTACTCAGGTGTCTCAGGGATTTGTGAATCTTGAGATGATGGTGCAGCACAGTGATCTGCATATGACACTTGAAAATAGTAAAGCACCGTCAATGCCTAAAATCAACGGTAAAAGATCCGGCGGAATCGGTCTTGCCAATGTCAAAAGGCGTATGATGATCCTGTATCCTGAAAAACATTCGCTTTCCATCAGCGAAAGCCCGAATACCTATAAAATCGAATTAGATTTGCAACTTACAAATTAACCATCTAAATTTTATTAAAAAGTAAAAATGATCAAAGCAATTATCGTAGATGACGAGCCTCTGGCTCTCGAAGTACTAGAGACATACATTTCAAGGATTCCGGAAATCCAATTGGTACAAAAGTGTGAAAATGCATTTGAAGCAAATGAAGCACTAAAAAATCATCAGATAGACTTGATGTTTCTTGATATCCAGATGCCCCAGTTGTCAGGGATAGAATTTCTAAAAACTCTGGCTAATCCACCTTGCGTTATTTTCACCACAGCTTATCCGGACTATGCTGTAGAAGGATTTGAGCTCAATGCTACAGATTATCTGCTCAAGCCTATCTCTCTTGAGAGATTCATGAAAGCGGTAAATAAAGTGTCCGAAAGATTGGGTGCAAAAAGAGGAGAATTTGATAATAATCATCACCAGGAAGGAGCAGAAGATTTCTTCTTTGTCAAAGCGGATAAAAAATTAGTTAAAATCAATTTTGATGACATCCTCTATATTGAAGGTCTCAAGGACTATGTAATCATAAGGCAGGAAACAGGAAGGGTGATCACTTTACAAACCATGAAGAGTCTTGAAGATCGATTGCCTGATGCTAAGTTCAAAAGAGTGCACAGGTCATTTATAGTCAATATCAAAAAGATCACCGCCATACTTGGTAATATGGTAGAACTCATAGAAGGTGGTAAAGTCAAACAACTTCCCATCGGCAAAAATTATAGGGATGAGCTTCTTGATATGATCAATGAAAATAAGCTGTAAGCTTAATTAATTGAATTCACTCCGAAAATTTTTTAATGAACAGATTTAAATGATTTCTACTACATTGATAATCAAACGTTTCCCTTTAGGGGAAGGGTAAAAAACGTTTGATTATCATAAAATATTTGTTTTCGGAGTAGACTCATCCAAATGCGATTGTCAAAACTCAAAACAGCCTAAATCCGGAGTGGATTTGCGGGCTTTATTCAGGATGTCAACCGGTACCTGAGAAAGAAATTTTCCTTTACTCAGTGCAACAGACATTGTATCCAGACGGTAGTCTCCTGTATTTCTTTTGAGAAAGAGTTTGTCGGTATTTTTTAAATTTACGCACGAAAGACAATTATCAAAAAAATCAGGATGATTTTTGGGAAGCAGCAATTCATCAACTTTTACGGCACAATTTGAAAATTTGTATTTAAACTGATTTTTGGGACCTACCCGAACGAGACCAATTTCGTCCCTGTCTGAACCGGCAAATATACAATTGGTAAAGTCAGCATTCAGTCTGTAGACTCTTGCACCCTCCGTGCATAGAGGATCAGAGCAGTAAAAATCAGTTAGGACTACCGATTCATTCTGACCTTCATAACTTCCTACTGAACAATAGTTGAAAGTATAGTTGCCGCCATAAGTCAGCTGGATACTGTAATTACTATTGTCATACATGAGACAATTTTCACCATATATGCTGGCGTGCCTGCCTATGACTGCCGGGCCGCCTGTATTGTAGATCCTGCAGGAGTGTAGAGATACATCCGACATCGAATCAGCTCTGATTCCAATGATGGAATTCTTGATTATGGTATGTGTGAGTTTGTTATTTCTGCTATGATACCAAAATAGTAATCCTACCCATTGAGATTTGACATCTTCATATTCTTTTTCCAATCTTGCTCCCTGGATGATGACTGGCCGGTCAACAGTACCTTTAGATTCGAGTTTACCATTTTGATTGAATACAATGAGTCCGTCATTATATGCTGACGAAGAATCCCGCACTATGCCACCATGTACATAAATACGACATCCCGGCGGCAGCACCAGTGTACAGCTATCAACTATTAGTATGCCATAAATCACATAAGGTTTCGGGTCATTCCATACCCTTTGACCGAAATTGCATGAAAGTAAAGCACCCTTACCTCTTCCGCTTGTTGAAGGAACGTAGTTGGCATTCTGACCCCACGCTTCGAGATATAGTTTTTGGGTATTGCCATTGACGCTGATGTCCAGATAGTCTTCTATGACAAACGGAGAGATGCTGAGTGGTTGATTGGGGTCTATGGTGGTCTCGACAAAGATGTAGATACTGTCCCGGCTTCCGATTTCAATGTTTTTTACGACGGGGCCTTTTATACCATCTGCATTGATCCTGAAAAACCTGTTATTTTGATTTTTTAAAGTCACATCCACCTTGATAGGTTGGTCTTTGGGATTATATACTTTTACGGATCTTGTGGCAGATCCCAGACTTGTAAATACCGTATCAAATCGCAAGGTATCGACCGAAAACCGCAGTTTTACATCATTGTTTTCATAATAGTCATCTTTTCGGCAAGCCGTAATGCTGAAAATAACACCAAATAAAATAATACCTAACAGTTTATTGATATTCACAATATACAAAGTTTCTACATTTACAGAAAGGAGTATGGTTCAATTTTTTTCACTTGAGGCAAATTGAAACATTTTAAACATACTTTAAACGCAGGATTATCAATTTTATTCCTGTTTAGGAAAAAAAAATGTTTTGCTTTAAAACTGATAGATGTGATGAGTCAACTCACGGTTTCTTCTTCCTTGTCTTCAAAACCCTGTCCGGTATCTAATGAAATCAAAGTAAGGTTTGATACTATAACAAAGAAATAAATTTTTGGATGTCACTTTATAAAGGTTAACGTTATAGCGAATAGAAAATTTTTTGTAATAATTTTAAATCATAATTTATTGTAAATTAAATAATTATGATTTTGAATTTTTGCAATCAATTTTCTTTTTGGTATAGTTAAACTCATTTTTCTATTTTTGCAGGATTATAGTGCTTATTTTATCAGGAAGGTAATATATGTTTGCATTTTAAGGAAAAAAAAACAATGTTATGTCCGCTGAGGATATCATTAAAGATTTAAAATCCGGAGTCATAAGTCCTATGTATTTATTGCATGGTGAGGAATGGTACTATATAGATATAGTGGTAAATTATGTAGAAGATCACTTACTATCTGATATGGAAAAAGCTTTTAATCAAGTGGTAATATATGGAAAAGATGCCAACGTAACAGCAATCATAGATGAAGCCAGACAATATCCCATGATGTCCACAAAAAGGGTCATCCTGCTAAAGGAGGCTCAACAAATGAAGGGAATTTCAGAGTTGCTTCCTTATGCTGAGAAGCCAGTAGGCACTACTGTGTTGGTCATTTGTTATAAATACGGGAAACTCGATAAAAGAACAAAATTTTATAAAGCACTTGAAAGTAATGGCGTAATATTTGAATCAAAAAAAATATACGATAATCAGGTAGCATCGTGGGTTCGTGACTTTTTAAAAGCAGGTGGATATACAGCTGCTGACGGTGTACACGAACTTGTTGCCGAATACCTTGGCTCTGATTTGTCCAAAGTGAGTAATGAACTGACCAAGCTGATGCTGAATGTACCCAAGTCAAGGCAAATTACCATGGATGATGTGCGGGATGTGATCGGTATAAGCAAAGAATTTGACGTGTTCGAATTGCAAAAGATGCTTGGAGAAAGGAATTTTGCTAAAGCAACTCAAATTATAAAATATCTTTCTGACAATCAAGGTCCCAATCCTGCTGTGGTCATCATAACCAATTTATTTGGATATTTCAATAAAGTCATGATCACTCATCAGCATGGAGCAAAAAGTGATCAGGAACTATCAAAACTGACAGGAATAAACCCATTTTTTCTCAAAGAGTATCGGCAGGCAGCAAAAAACTATTCAAAAAATCAGCTGGTTTCAATTTTTAAAGCTTTAAAAAATGCAGATAAAGCATCAAAAGGTATTGGCAATAGAAGGAATGATGTGTCTTCTATTTACAAAGATTTTTTGATATCCTGCATGACAGCATAAAAAAAAGGAGTCGATGACTCCTTTTGATTTTTACATTTTTAGATTATTATCTTTGAGATTATCCCAACATTTATATTAAGTAAAAGATTGAATTACATCAGTATAAGACTGGATTTCAGCTTCTCATTACAAAGTTATAATGTAAAATGAAGATTATACTCCTATGTTTTGTGCTTCCGCTATGATTCTCTTTGCAAGATTCATAATTTTATCATCATCAAGATGCACAATGCCACCTTCAGGCCCGGGTTCGATATGGCATCCTACTACCTGTCCATTCTGATATTTTTTTGCCCCAAAATAATTACGTACAGTTTGCTCTTCTATACTTAGTTCTGATGCAATCCTGCTTACACTACCTGTAGGCAAGGCGTGCTTGATTCTTCTTAGTTCTTCAAATGTGATATTCATGTCTGAAAGAATTTTGTGTTATTAAATAAAATATTATGAATCCGAAAAATACAAATTTGTTTGAGACTTTATATTTTTAGTTAACAAAAAATTTACAAATTTGTTAAAAGTTATCCTTTTTCCGTTGATTCAAAAAATGAAATATGGTTTGAAAATCCAGCTCTCATTCATAACCATAAGATAATTCAGAAAAAAACTTATATTTTCTTGAAAGAAGCGAGTGCGTTTTTAATACGAGAAACTGCTTCAATCAAGTCCGCATCTGATGCTGCATATGATAATCTGATACATTGATCATTACCAAAAGCAGCACCTGAAACTGTACCTACATGGGCTTCAGTAAGCATAGCTTCCGAAAAATCATCCGCATCTTTGATAGTTACTGTGCCATTTGTGGTTCCGAAATAGTGACTTATATCAGGAAACACATAAAATGCACCTTGAGGTTGATTTACTTTAAGCCCGGGGACTTCCTTAAGTTTGCTTATGATCAGGTCTCTTCTTCTTAAAAATGCTTCTTTCATGGCTAATGCCTCAGATTTTTCTGTTCTCAAGGCAACTGCGGCAGCTTCTTGACTAAATGAAGCAGCACCCGATGTTACCTGACCTTGTACTTTGTTGCAGGCATCGGCGAGCCATTTCGGCCCACCCATATATCCCAATCTCCATCCTGTCATTGAAAACCCTTTTGAAAATCCATTGACCGTAGCTGTCAGGTCTTTTGTCTTATCAAATGCTCCTATACTTGCGTGTTTGCCGGTGAAGTTGATATATTCATAAATTTCATCGGCTATGATCAAAATGTTTCCGTTTTCACTGATAACATCAGCAATCTCTGCCAGTTCATCATAGGTGTATACAGAACCGGTAGGGTTGCATGGAGAAGAAAAAATAAGTAGTTTTGTTTTTTCTGTGATAGCATCCCTGATCTGTGCTGCTTTAACTTTAAAGTCATCTTCTATCCCTGCACTGACCACTACAGGAACGCCTCCGGCAAATTTTACAATTTCGACATATGAAACCCAATAAGGAGCCAATATGATCGCTTCATCCCCTTCATCGAGGGTGGCTAAGCATATATTGGCTATACTTTGCTTTGCTCCATTAGAAACAACAATTTGCGCAGGTTCAAAGTGCAGGTTATTTTCAGTTTTAAATTTATCACATATGGCTTTTCTGAGCTCCATTGTACCTGGTACAGGGGTATATTTAGTATTTCCTTTTTTCAGTGCCTGATATGCTGCTTCTTTGATAAATTCCGGAGTGTCAAAATCCGGCTCTCCAAGGCTAAGGCTTATGACACTTACTCCTTTGGCAGCGAGATCTCTTGCTTTTTGTGCCATTCTGATGGTAGCAGATTCTTCCATTGCCTGAACCTTATCAGACAACATTTTTAATGGATTAATGCTCATTTTGTTTAAAATTCTATTTGTTTACTAAAGAGTATGTTTAAACTTTTATCATTTGGCTCCAAGTGGCAAATTTAATTTTATCCAGCGTTATATTTTTCGCAGTAGCTTCCGGCTACGACTGCAAAATATGCCTTGTCCAAAATTAAATTTTATCACTTTCGCTCAAACATAAAAATTTAAACATACTCTAATCAGGACAAAGGTAAACAAAATATTATTTGTTAAAACTTAAATTGTCGTTTTTGTATGATTAACGAATTACGCCTATTAGCTAAAGCTCTTCATTCTCTTAATAGCCTGTCATGCAATAGTTTTAAACGATCCATACAAATTCTTCTATCTTTAAGGACCTGAATACATTGTTATCAAATGATTCGATCAAATGTCTCTTCAGTATTTACTTCAAATAACTGTTTCAGAGTTGCCAATCTGTTTTCTGCCATTTGATCAAAAATGATTCTAATGCTCCTGATGGTATCTGTCGTGCAAAACTTTCTGGCCATATCAGGATTGGAAATCCCGGAACCATCCCTGAATTTATATACCTGTTCTAATAGATTTTTTTCAAATTTGATGCTTATTTTTTCATTCATTTTAAATACTGTGACCTTTATCTCATCAGCATTAAATTCATCAATTATCCTCACTATAATGGTATTTTTTAATAATATTTTCTGAAAAGAAGCAATACAACTTATACAAATCAGGATGCTTTTCTAATTTAATAAGATGTCTCATTATGGTTTGATTGTCATTTCTGACGGCAGGGCCTGTTTGATTATTCTCAGGAATATCGATAGTAAGTTTTTCAGCAGTTTCTTTGATCAGTGGTATCAATAAGTCAAACCTTATATCTTCTTGCTTACAATAGTCATATGTGAGCCTGAAGAGATGATTGGCAAAATTATTGACCAAAACAGCTGCCAGGTGCAATTTTTCCTTTCTTTCATCATCAATCCAGGTAAAATCATTGGAAATCTGATCGGCAAGTTCGAGCAACCAAAGTTTGACATATTCATTTGACGCGGTTATCACAAAAGGTATTTCATTGGTTACTACCTGGGACTCTCTTTTTAAAGATTGAAGTGGCCACAAGCAACCGTAATTGGCGGAGTAAGGACTAAGTATGGACGATGGGGTTGCACCGGAAGTGTGGGTAAGTATTTGACTGTCCCTGAGCTGAAATGGTATCGAATCTGCCACTTCAAGTATAGCATCATCATTTACGCACAACAAGTACAAATCAGCATGCGGATCTAATTGTTTTATATCAGAAATATATGCTCCAATATCCAGATGACTATAATAGGTCTTATCATTTGCATTTCTGCCATAAACCTGTTTCAAATTGTAACCAGCGAATACTATGCATTCTGCAAGGTGCCAGGCTACATTACCAGAACCGATGATGACGATGTTGTCCAACATAGATTAGTTATAGTGTTTTTTGTTTGAACCTATACCATGCCGCCATAAATAATCCTATCATCATAAAAATACTGCCTGCCCAAAACAAATTTATGCCCGGGAAAATGGTAGCTTGCAAAATCAGGTAATCGGTACGGGGAACATCAGTGGCTATATCCAGGATAGCGTTGGAAACACTGCGATTATCTTTAGCGATTTTAAATGTAAATTCTTCTGCTGCAGGATTGATATTGCTGAAACGAATATGAAGACCTGATTGATTATCATAGTGTTTTATACTCATCGGTACATTCTTTTTGATGACATACAGTGGTCTTGCTTCTGAAATGTAATCCTGTCCTTGAATTGATAGAATGGCCGCAATGGCTATATCTTTTTCTTCGGGTTGATAGTTGGGGTGTTGAGGGTTTTTATCAAATCCGTTTAAGGATATAGTATATCCATTTGTTTGAATTGCTCCTCCGGATTTGATGGTATACTCCTTGTAGTTGAGCAAATCATCTGAAGTAAATCCGTTATCAAACATTTTTTCATTGAGTTTTATTTTGATACCAGCTTCCGGAAATGATGCTGGATAGTTATACATGAGGGCTCCATCCATACCTAAAGCTGCCTGTCCTACATACATAGAATCAGTTTCTTGGTCATGAATTCTGAGATTTACTGCTATTCCGGCATCATGACGGTGTTTTTTGTATTCATCCTGGTCAGGAGAAAAAGTGATACTCTCGGCTTTGATAGAATACCCTTTCAGTTGGATAGTGTCCCTTAAAGGGATAGTGTGTAAAACAAATTTCAACGAATCTTCTATCTTCTTAGCTTCTTCTGAGCTTTGTAATGATGGAGGAAGACCCACTACACATGTGAAAATATCTTTGTGCAAATAGTGTTTGGTACTTGGGTTGAAAGCCGCCACTTTGCTGAAATCATTGGAATACTGAGCATTGGGATAAAGATTTATTTCATCGATGATCTCCAGGCTGTCATTCAGCTTCTTAAAATTTATAGTATATTTTCTTTCTCTACCTATCAATGTGTCTGAAACATATGTCATGAAGTATCCCTGTGAAAAAAGAGGACGTCCTTTGATGAGCTGCACATATTTTTCAAGGTCTTCATCTGCAAACATGCCTTTAAACACAAAGGGATTGGATGAAATAAATTTTTGATTTAACCCACTTGCCAGGATGCCTATCAGCATCATTCCGAAACCAAAATGCGCTATACCTGACCATGCCAATTTCAAATTGCCTTTAACCACATTAATGATGTAATCAGCGTTGGCGATAATAGCAAACAGCCCTGAAAAACACAATACAAAGTACTGCCAGCTATACAATTTTATCCATAAAGTAATCATCCACGTAAGAATGGCTGAGATACCGGCAATAATTACAAGCCTGGTGAAAACTCTCTTTTCTATATTGGCCCAATTGTTGGCATTATATCTTAAAAACATTGCAATGGACGAAAGTACCGCCACAAATACCCCAATCCACATCTGATATTTATTGTAATGACCTATGGCATCCTTGATGACCTTACCTTCATAAGCCGGATTGAAGTAAGTCATGATTTTGTTGAAAACAGGAAGTGATGTCGAAGATGAAATTAAAATAGCACTGAATAATAGAACTAATGAACCAATAAACATCCAAAACTCCCTCGAAGATAATTCTTCTTCATTTTCGGGATTTTTTATTTTTTTGTAATTGGTCAGCAGTAATGTAAACCCAGGTATGGCAAAAACAGCCATAATACCGATCAACTGCCACTCCAGTCCCATCTCAGTAAAAGCATGTGCTGATGTGTCACCTAATACTCCGCTGCGCGTCAGAAATGTAGAATACAATATAAGTATAAAAGTAATGATATAGAAAAAATACACCGACCTCCCGGCATATCCTGTATTTTTGTTGATTAAATGCACATGAATACCTGCTATTAATGTGATCCATGGCACCAGAGATGCATTTTCTACAGGATCCCATGCCCAGTATCCTCCAAATGAAAGTGCTACATACGCCCAAAGACTTCCCATCAATAATCCTGTACCATGGATTCCGGCAGAAAACAATGCCCAAGGTAAGGCTGGCTTCAACCATTCCTTATGATCCTTGGTCCAAAGACCGGCAAATGCAAACGCAAACGGAACAATAGTAGATGCAAAACCTAAAAACACAGTCGGCGGATGTATAGTCATCCAGTAATTCTGCAATAGTGGGTTCATACCTCTTCCTTTGATCAGGCTGAGGTAGTCAGCATTGGCAAATATCGGGGCGTCATTCATGTGACGAAGCAGGGTAGTGGGGTTGCTACCTATTTTTATTGCCTCGTCGCCCCAGGGGATTTGTATGCCCAACAACATTGACATAAGAATCGCTTCTGCCAAAGCTATAGTAAATAACACTGGTCCTTCTAATTTCCCTGCGAACCGTATAAGTAGAAAACCGAGTATGACATGCCAGAACATCCATAACATGAAACTGCCTTCCTGACCTTCCCAAAAAGCAGAAAGTATATATTTTAATGGCAAATCTTCTGAGACGTGATCAAATACATACGAATACTCATACATATGATGATACATCGCATAAAATATTGTCCCCATTAATACAAATAATGAAACACCATGCGTAATAAAAGCATAGCGTCCTATTTTGTCCCAACTATTCTGATGATGTGTATTTTTTACACCTGAAAAATAGGCAATTGCCGACAATAATGCAGATGTAAAAGAAAGGATAATAAGAAAGTGGCCTAGTTTTCCCACCCACAAATGTTCACCTATATACTGGACTTCATTCATAAATTACATGTTGATCTCTGGTTATTTAGTTGAAGAATTTAGAGAAATCGAAATTCTTCATAGCGTATGGGGTGTTTACTGGCCCTTAATGGCTATCTCTTCATCTTTGTACTTGGAAGGACATTTCATTAGTATTTCATGAGCTTCGAATACATCATCTTTCATTTTGCCGGTAACGACTATCTGTTCTGACATTTCAAAGTCCTGAGGTTTAGGTTTATTTAAAACAACCTGTTTGAGCTGGCCTTCGCTGTCTTTCATAAAAAATGAAAATTCATTGGGTTTGTTTTGGGGATCATATACCATAGGTTTGTCTTTGGCAAGTTGGCCTACGATTTTAGAAGACTGTCCGGACTTTGCCGCTATACTAAAACTGGCATAAGTACTTACATCTTTTGATACACTGGTGAATACTATGATTCCTAATACAATAAATGCAAGGGCGATGATTATATTTTTATTCATTATGATAAGCTTGAAAAGAAATGCAAATTTACATATTAAATGACAAACCTATGTACTGGGTTCATTTTTTTAACTATAAAGTAGTGAATAGCTTGTTAAAGTTACTTTCCTTTTCATACTTGGTCTATTCCAAAGTTCTGAATAGGTAGTTGTAAAGGAAATAACTCAAAAATCCTGTCAAAGTTTTAGCTATCAAATCCTAAATATCAAAAGTCCCAGTAAAAAATTGACAGTTTTGTACCTTGAAAATTTTTAGTTATTTATTTCACTCATGAAGTCAGATATAATCATCACTAATCAATGAATGATCCAAAATAATGTATGGTTTTACCATTAAAGTCGAAATTCTTTTAAGGAAAAATACACTCATTTTTCAAACAAAAAAGAATAATGCAAGCATTACTACCTGACTTTAATTCTTACTCCTTCACTATGACTTTTGAATTCAGGTGCATACATAGACTCAATAGTGGTAATACCAGCTGAAAAATCTCCTTTGTGCACACATATCACCGGGTATTCAAATACAAAAGTTCCTTTTGGGAGGTAGTTGAAGTAAAAATGCGACGCCATATCTTTAGTTGTTTCATAATAACCTAACTGGCCCTGGTATTTGTATTGAGAAATAATATTTTCCGGCTCAAATCCACTGGCTCTCATATCCTTCATATGCACATATTCCATATCCCTGTCTACTCTTAATTCAATGCGGACTTTTATTCTGTCACCTGGCTGAAGGCCGGTAGCGGAGGTGATTTCTTCAATTTTATCCCCTTTTGATGTTTTTATGACTTTGTAAAGCTTTTTGTTTAGTTTTAAAGGAGTGTCTGAAAAAGATTTTATCTTATCTGCTTGTTCAAAATACTGATAGTACGCCGCTCCCCAGGCAATAGATTTATTCTGGTTGCTAACTTTTATTGTTGCCAAATCTTTTGTGATATTTTCAGGTGTATAGGTTTTTTTAAGATAACCTGTTCCTGCTTCAACACTTGATACTTCAGCTTTTAGATTGTCTTTTCCTACCGAGAGTTGTGGAGTATTGTTTTCAGTGATCCAGGTTGAAATTCCCGCTTTTTCTCCTTTAACCAATAAAGCATAAATGGCTGATGCTGTGGACTTTGATGTTTTCCAATGGTTGGTTTGTTTATTTTTAAGCAACCATATTTTCATCTGATCCACTTCATTCCCATCAGTAGACGCTTCGGAAAACAATTCGATCAACAATGCGTGACGCTCAATAGGAAGCTGGTGCCAATAGAAACCATTGCCTTCATTCCAGTACATGCCCAATTCATCGTTTTTAAATGATTTTTCTCGAAGCGACTTTATAATGTTTGAAACCGAATTGTCATCATTTCTATGCAATATAAGGCCAATCATAGCCTGAATATATAGACTTCTTTTGGTCCAGTACTTTTTGGCCTGTCCAAAATAATAATCTCGGGCTTCTGAAGTACCTGGACTAACCTTCACGTGAGGGAAAAATGTTTTTACATACAGATAGTGCACCGATAACTCATCCAAATGGTCATCGTCGATATTGCCTTTAGTCCTTGCCATCTCTGCTTTGAGTTTGGTGTATCTTTCAGCAAGCATTACATCCATATACAGCAGCGCTGTGGATATGATGTTGTCCATTTCAGGGTTTTTGGAATCCAATACTCCAAGAAATCTTAGATGTCCTAGATTTTCCATGACGTTTTGAGTCGTATATATATCATCTCTGCCTCCGGGGAACCAAGGGAAGCCCCCGTTGGA
Proteins encoded in this region:
- a CDS encoding histidine kinase, with amino-acid sequence MNPHFLFNTLNSLYALTLKKSDLAPEIVLKLSEMMRYMLYECNEKEVPLSKEINYMQNYLELEKLRHGNKMLIDLKINGEIEDQKIAPLMLIPFIENSFKHGLSTQVSQGFVNLEMMVQHSDLHMTLENSKAPSMPKINGKRSGGIGLANVKRRMMILYPEKHSLSISESPNTYKIELDLQLTN
- a CDS encoding response regulator transcription factor; protein product: MIKAIIVDDEPLALEVLETYISRIPEIQLVQKCENAFEANEALKNHQIDLMFLDIQMPQLSGIEFLKTLANPPCVIFTTAYPDYAVEGFELNATDYLLKPISLERFMKAVNKVSERLGAKRGEFDNNHHQEGAEDFFFVKADKKLVKINFDDILYIEGLKDYVIIRQETGRVITLQTMKSLEDRLPDAKFKRVHRSFIVNIKKITAILGNMVELIEGGKVKQLPIGKNYRDELLDMINENKL
- the holA gene encoding DNA polymerase III subunit delta; the protein is MSAEDIIKDLKSGVISPMYLLHGEEWYYIDIVVNYVEDHLLSDMEKAFNQVVIYGKDANVTAIIDEARQYPMMSTKRVILLKEAQQMKGISELLPYAEKPVGTTVLVICYKYGKLDKRTKFYKALESNGVIFESKKIYDNQVASWVRDFLKAGGYTAADGVHELVAEYLGSDLSKVSNELTKLMLNVPKSRQITMDDVRDVIGISKEFDVFELQKMLGERNFAKATQIIKYLSDNQGPNPAVVIITNLFGYFNKVMITHQHGAKSDQELSKLTGINPFFLKEYRQAAKNYSKNQLVSIFKALKNADKASKGIGNRRNDVSSIYKDFLISCMTA
- a CDS encoding DNA-binding protein, translating into MNITFEELRRIKHALPTGSVSRIASELSIEEQTVRNYFGAKKYQNGQVVGCHIEPGPEGGIVHLDDDKIMNLAKRIIAEAQNIGV
- a CDS encoding pyridoxal phosphate-dependent aminotransferase, producing the protein MSINPLKMLSDKVQAMEESATIRMAQKARDLAAKGVSVISLSLGEPDFDTPEFIKEAAYQALKKGNTKYTPVPGTMELRKAICDKFKTENNLHFEPAQIVVSNGAKQSIANICLATLDEGDEAIILAPYWVSYVEIVKFAGGVPVVVSAGIEDDFKVKAAQIRDAITEKTKLLIFSSPCNPTGSVYTYDELAEIADVISENGNILIIADEIYEYINFTGKHASIGAFDKTKDLTATVNGFSKGFSMTGWRLGYMGGPKWLADACNKVQGQVTSGAASFSQEAAAVALRTEKSEALAMKEAFLRRRDLIISKLKEVPGLKVNQPQGAFYVFPDISHYFGTTNGTVTIKDADDFSEAMLTEAHVGTVSGAAFGNDQCIRLSYAASDADLIEAVSRIKNALASFKKI
- a CDS encoding DUF2520 domain-containing protein, which gives rise to MLDNIVIIGSGNVAWHLAECIVFAGYNLKQVYGRNANDKTYYSHLDIGAYISDIKQLDPHADLYLLCVNDDAILEVADSIPFQLRDSQILTHTSGATPSSILSPYSANYGCLWPLQSLKRESQVVTNEIPFVITASNEYVKLWLLELADQISNDFTWIDDERKEKLHLAAVLVNNFANHLFRLTYDYCKQEDIRFDLLIPLIKETAEKLTIDIPENNQTGPAVRNDNQTIMRHLIKLEKHPDLYKLYCFFSENIIKKYHYSEDN